A genomic stretch from Astatotilapia calliptera chromosome 4, fAstCal1.2, whole genome shotgun sequence includes:
- the LOC113021355 gene encoding ornithine decarboxylase-like isoform X2: protein MSFSIFRLAPETTNGSVMHDLSLERNPIEILETGRSISDIIDGKIRQLYSVGSEEPFYVVNLDNILERHLQWISLLPRVKPFYAVKCNNTTAVLKMLSALDTGFDCASKAEIELALSLGVKPDDIIYAHTTKPLSHIRYACAHRVNLMTFDNEEELLKISLVHPQAKLVIRIAVDDSKSMVRLSPKFGARLPTVRQLLGRARELNLEVVGVSFHVGSGCTRSSAFRQAIEDARRVFDVASVLGFQMRLLDIGGGFSKIGDFQEKFEEFSEVINGSLDEFFPPVSGLEVIAEPGRYYVESAFTLAVNVIAKRVVVEDRANKCADGAGSCPERVMMYYINDGVYGSMSCITFDPAHSKLEPYPHRAVKKSEPRYCSVIWGPTCDSIDKITESYWIPELYVGDWLLVDNMGAYTVSVTTDFNSFEKAHIYTVVTAETWHSLNLSPAYDIVH from the exons ATGTCTTTTTCCATCTTCAGGTTAG cacctgaaactacaaaTGGATCAGTCATGCATGATTTGTCTCTTGAGAGGAATCCCATTGAAATATTAGAGACTGGAAGGAGCATCAGTGACATCATTGATGGCAAGATTAGACAGCTGTATTCGGTG GGCAGCGAGGAGCCTTTCTATGTCGTAAATCTTGACAATATATTAGAGAGGCACCTGCAGTGGATCAGTCTGTTGCCTCGGGTGAAACCCTTCTATGCAGTGAAGtgcaacaacacaacagcagtttTGAAGATGCTAAGCGCTCTGGACACCGGATTCGACTGTGCCAGCAAG GCTGAGATCGAGCTGGCCCTATCGCTTGGCGTGAAGCCCGATGACATCATTTACGCCCACACAACCAAACCGCTGTCCCACATCAGATACGCCTGCGCTCACAGAGTGAATCTGATGACTTTTGATAATGAGGAGGAACTCTTAAAAATCTCTCTTGTCCATCCCCAAGCCAA GCTGGTAATACGAATTGCAGTGGACGACTCCAAATCAATGGTAAGACTCAGTCCAAAGTTTGGAGCCAGACTGCCCACAGTTAGACAGTTGCTGGGCCGTGCCAGAGAGCTGAACTTAGAGGTGGTCGGCGTCAGCTTCCACGTGGGCAGCGGCTGCACCAGAAGCTCGGCCTTCAGGCAGGCCATCGAAGACGCTCGGCGCGTCTTTGACGTAGCG AGTGTTTTGGGGTTCCAGATGAGACTCTTGGATATTGGTGGAGGATTTTCTAAGATTGGGGACTTCCAAGAGAAGTTTGAAGAG TTCTCGGAAGTCATTAACGGATCGCTAGATGAATTCTTCCCACCTGTCAGTGGGTTGGAGGTGATTGCAGAGCCGGGCAGATACTACGTGGAATCGGCCTTCACGCTGGCAGTGAACGTCATCGCCAAAAGAGTCGTCGTGGAGGACAGAGCCAATAAATGCGCAG ACGGAGCAGGAAGCTGCCCCGAGAGGGTGATGATGTACTACATTAACGACGGTGTGTACGGCTCCATGAGTTGCATCACCTTTGACCCCGCTCACAGCAAACTTGAACCGTACCCTCACAGG GCTGTTAAGAAGAGCGAACCGAGATATTGCTCCGTCATCTGGGGTCCAACCTGCGACAGCATCGACAAAATAACCGAAAGCTACTGGATTCCTGAGCTGTACGTGGGCGACTGGCTTCTCGTCGACAACATGGGCGCTTACACTGTCAGCGTAACCACCGACTTCAACAGCTTTGAAAAGGCACACATTTATACTGTTGTGACAGCTGAGACTTGGCACAGCCTAAACCTGTCTCCTGCCTACGATATTGTCCATTAA